A genomic region of Planctomycetota bacterium contains the following coding sequences:
- a CDS encoding CCA tRNA nucleotidyltransferase yields the protein MSTEKQLAESVIRTLHDAGHEALLAGGCVRDLLLGRSPKDYDVATGARPDEVLALYPKALTVGAAFGVVVVTEGPVQVEVATFRAEQGYADGRRPDAVRFTDAREDARRRDFTINAMFLDPADGKVVDYVGGREDLEARLIRAVGDPRGRFAEDHLRMLRAVRFAAELGFAIEPATAEAVRELAPSVASVSGERVREELARLLTAPPAGRRRGLELACELGLLAVLLPEVEHLRDEPQPPAVHPEGDVFRHTLLCLEHLREPTFELSLAMLLHDVGNPATARMREGRVTFYHHQRVGEDAARAVCGRLRMSTSQTRRVTWLVARHMMLMNFDEMREATLKRLFAEEGFEELAELWRADCLASGGSAEGYEALMARYRAMSAEEVRPDPLVTGHDLIALGLAPGPRFADILRQVYDAQLEGRAGTKEEALALARRIADERCQP from the coding sequence ATGAGCACCGAGAAGCAACTCGCCGAGTCCGTCATCCGCACCTTGCACGACGCCGGCCACGAGGCGCTCTTGGCCGGCGGATGCGTCCGGGACCTCCTCCTCGGCCGGTCGCCCAAGGACTACGACGTCGCCACCGGCGCCCGGCCGGACGAGGTCCTGGCGCTGTATCCGAAGGCCCTCACGGTCGGGGCGGCGTTCGGCGTCGTCGTCGTGACCGAAGGGCCGGTCCAGGTCGAGGTCGCCACGTTCCGCGCCGAGCAGGGCTACGCCGACGGCCGGCGCCCCGACGCCGTCCGTTTCACCGACGCCCGCGAAGACGCCCGCCGACGCGACTTCACCATCAACGCCATGTTCCTGGACCCGGCGGACGGAAAGGTCGTTGACTATGTCGGCGGCCGGGAGGACCTCGAGGCCCGCCTCATCCGTGCGGTCGGCGACCCGCGCGGGCGATTCGCCGAGGACCACCTGCGGATGTTGCGGGCGGTCCGTTTCGCGGCGGAACTCGGCTTCGCCATCGAACCCGCGACGGCCGAGGCCGTCCGGGAACTTGCGCCGAGCGTGGCTTCGGTGAGCGGCGAACGCGTGCGGGAGGAACTCGCGCGGCTCCTGACGGCCCCGCCGGCCGGCCGGCGGCGCGGCCTGGAACTGGCCTGTGAACTCGGCCTTCTGGCCGTCCTCTTGCCGGAGGTCGAACACTTGCGCGACGAGCCGCAGCCCCCCGCCGTCCATCCCGAGGGCGACGTCTTCCGCCACACGCTCCTTTGCCTCGAGCACCTGCGGGAACCGACGTTCGAACTGTCCCTCGCCATGCTGTTGCACGACGTCGGCAATCCCGCGACCGCCCGGATGCGCGAAGGCCGCGTCACCTTCTATCACCACCAGCGCGTCGGGGAGGACGCCGCCCGGGCCGTCTGCGGCCGGCTGCGGATGAGCACCAGCCAGACGCGGCGCGTCACCTGGCTCGTCGCCCGGCACATGATGCTGATGAACTTCGACGAGATGCGCGAGGCCACGCTGAAGCGCCTCTTCGCCGAGGAAGGTTTCGAGGAACTGGCGGAACTCTGGCGGGCCGATTGCCTGGCGTCGGGCGGGTCGGCCGAAGGCTACGAGGCCCTGATGGCCCGGTACCGCGCGATGAGCGCCGAGGAAGTCCGCCCCGATCCGCTCGTCACCGGCCACGACCTTATCGCCCTGGGCCTCGCGCCCGGACCGCGCTTTGCCGACATCCTCCGCCAGGTGTATGATGCCCAACTGGAAGGCCGGGCCGGAACGAAGGAAGAGGCCCTGGCCCTCGCCCGCAGAATCGCCGACGAGCGATGCCAGCCATGA
- a CDS encoding VWA domain-containing protein translates to MLGFGFVSAWATAWLAAGAVSVSIPILIHLLHKARAPTVPFPTLRFLRSAAEKTARRRRLENLLLLAVRLLLFALLAFALARPFLSREFGLFGSNPSAAACIVLDNSYSMNVTYEGQTRFWKAKKEARAILDSPWRPALAAVLLTNPGALPAPDRLVSDRAKLFRDLDTAQAASGRADLPGTLKAAYALLDKADAADKRLWILTDRQALSWEGIGDLEEPRKHPAIPVAVIRPTEAAYANVAITAAEVVSRSRVVGFPVRIDVTLTNSGPAQEKRNLLLFVDDSSQARQKQAVDLAPAQHPAEGGAPGATRVVAMTHAFDKAGPHRLLVAVEGTDSLAVDNTRRIALQIADRIPVLLVKQAAADIPFQDANFYLVRALDPAGEGADFPGAIRPVETTPENLDPATFGRWDAVFLNDVGALAPATVRAMADYVASGRTLVVFCGPHVVPADYNRLFVDGIPREGGLLPARLKERVGSAVLKTDTRKIVQVQGRSPYLEDLVESADIYQGVLVYEYVRTDVAAADSVLARLSDGDPFLLEKPFGGGRVLLFTAGATTEWTNFPVRNLFLPLMMRIVHLAARGQTERRNILAGQPFETNLYPDVKEAVTVEVAGPLGPAGETVTENRETLPGASNNLLRFDKTWNLGYYAYSLPQRGDVRGVFSTNPDGTESDLAEIADERLAADLGARETHVAASFDDLVSRFQETARRELWQYFLILCLLLAVLEPLLANWMRPEEERSPGERHAPSKLGG, encoded by the coding sequence ATGCTCGGTTTCGGATTCGTGTCGGCGTGGGCGACGGCGTGGCTCGCCGCAGGAGCGGTCTCCGTCTCCATCCCCATCCTCATCCACCTCCTCCACAAGGCGCGGGCGCCGACCGTCCCGTTCCCGACGCTGCGGTTTCTCCGCAGTGCGGCTGAGAAGACCGCCCGGCGCCGGCGACTCGAGAACCTCTTGCTCCTTGCCGTGCGGCTTCTGCTGTTTGCGCTCCTGGCCTTCGCGCTCGCCCGGCCGTTCCTATCGCGCGAGTTCGGCCTGTTCGGCTCGAACCCATCGGCTGCCGCCTGCATCGTCCTCGACAATTCCTATTCGATGAACGTGACCTATGAGGGCCAGACGCGCTTCTGGAAGGCCAAGAAGGAAGCCCGCGCGATCCTCGACAGCCCGTGGCGGCCCGCCCTGGCCGCCGTGCTCCTGACGAACCCCGGCGCCCTACCGGCGCCCGACCGGCTCGTCTCCGACCGCGCGAAACTCTTCCGCGACTTGGACACGGCCCAGGCGGCGAGCGGGCGCGCCGACCTCCCCGGAACGCTCAAGGCCGCCTACGCCCTCCTCGACAAGGCGGACGCCGCCGACAAACGCCTCTGGATCCTCACCGACCGCCAGGCCCTTTCGTGGGAGGGCATCGGGGACCTCGAAGAGCCGCGCAAGCATCCCGCCATCCCCGTGGCCGTCATCCGGCCGACGGAAGCGGCCTACGCGAACGTCGCCATCACCGCCGCCGAGGTCGTCTCCCGAAGCCGCGTCGTCGGCTTCCCCGTGCGCATCGACGTCACCCTGACGAACAGCGGCCCCGCCCAGGAGAAGCGGAACCTGCTCCTCTTTGTGGACGATTCGAGCCAGGCCCGGCAAAAGCAGGCGGTGGACCTGGCGCCTGCGCAGCATCCTGCGGAGGGGGGCGCGCCCGGCGCGACGCGCGTCGTCGCGATGACCCACGCCTTCGACAAGGCCGGCCCGCACCGCCTTCTCGTGGCCGTCGAGGGGACCGATTCGCTCGCCGTTGACAACACGCGCCGCATCGCCCTCCAGATCGCCGACCGCATCCCGGTTCTCTTGGTGAAGCAGGCGGCGGCCGACATCCCGTTCCAGGACGCGAACTTTTACCTGGTCCGCGCGCTCGACCCCGCGGGCGAAGGGGCCGATTTCCCTGGGGCCATCCGGCCGGTGGAGACCACGCCCGAGAACCTCGACCCGGCCACGTTCGGGCGATGGGACGCCGTCTTCCTGAACGACGTCGGCGCCCTCGCGCCCGCCACCGTTCGCGCCATGGCGGACTACGTCGCCTCCGGCCGGACGCTCGTCGTTTTCTGCGGGCCGCACGTCGTCCCGGCCGATTACAATCGCCTCTTCGTGGACGGCATTCCGCGCGAGGGCGGCCTGCTGCCCGCCCGCCTCAAGGAACGCGTCGGAAGCGCCGTCCTCAAGACCGACACCCGGAAAATCGTCCAGGTCCAGGGCCGGTCGCCGTACCTGGAGGACCTCGTCGAGTCGGCCGACATCTACCAGGGCGTCCTGGTGTACGAATACGTGCGGACCGACGTGGCGGCGGCCGATTCGGTCCTCGCGCGGCTCTCAGATGGCGACCCGTTCCTCCTCGAAAAGCCGTTCGGCGGAGGCCGCGTCCTCCTCTTCACCGCCGGCGCCACCACCGAATGGACGAACTTCCCCGTCCGGAACCTTTTTCTGCCGCTCATGATGCGCATCGTGCACCTGGCGGCGCGAGGCCAGACGGAGCGGCGAAACATCCTCGCCGGCCAACCGTTCGAAACCAACCTCTACCCCGACGTGAAGGAAGCGGTCACGGTCGAGGTCGCCGGGCCGCTCGGTCCCGCCGGCGAAACCGTCACCGAGAACCGCGAAACCCTCCCGGGCGCGTCGAACAATCTGCTGCGCTTCGACAAGACCTGGAACCTGGGGTACTACGCCTACAGCCTGCCGCAGCGCGGCGACGTCCGGGGCGTCTTCAGCACCAATCCCGACGGGACCGAGTCGGACCTGGCGGAGATCGCCGACGAGCGGCTCGCCGCCGACCTGGGCGCCCGCGAGACGCACGTCGCGGCCTCGTTCGACGACCTCGTCTCGCGCTTCCAAGAAACCGCCCGCCGCGAACTCTGGCAATACTTCCTCATCCTCTGCCTCCTGCTGGCGGTCCTCGAGCCGCTCCTGGCCAACTGGATGCGGCCGGAGGAGGAGCGCTCGCCGGGTGAACGGCACGCGCCCAGTAAACTGGGCGGCTAA